Genomic DNA from Garra rufa chromosome 18, GarRuf1.0, whole genome shotgun sequence:
tttatttactttgctGACACTGTTGCTTTGTTTGCTTTTGCAATATTGTATGTAAATCATCATCATaaagtagatagatagatacatttgCAATTATCACTTTATTAGAATtacttctatttatttttttccttttgtctTCAATTATTCGTTTATTTATTCGCGTTTTCCTTATTTATTTTCAGTACTACGCTTTGCCTGTATTGTAATTGTTGAGAATCTTGACCATACATTTTAGTTCTGACTCTAGATAAAAGAAAAGTAACGAAAagaaaagataataaaaaaaatgttgctaCATATCACATTATTATAAATACGTATGATTTATGGTCTTGCATCAGCtgaccagagccatataaaaagagagttgcgacacgctttgatctcgccgccgcacggtcacgtggttcatggagctctcaatagttccaaacagctccgcgctgtcaatgtgtttgaatggagttaaataggatagacagcagttttactatatttgcagcaatttcgagtaattattaacacataatgtgcaatgattgtgtattgataacttctctgaatacgctttacaatcgcattttattctggggagtgataaagagacataattaatatgttctcatactctttggcactcaaatgtgaccaaacaccttaagtgtaacttttattcaattaaataactgtaatatatatagttaagttctatttagtaaatattttgaggagattTTTTTGttcttaatatgtgcaataatgatcctgaccatttaaaagacaacattttctaatatagtatttagattacagttagtgtaatatttaaggttaaatacatctgcatgtgtatttggacatgatcaaacactctttttttatacagtatgtttcgatttaacgatttaatgttaaataaaaaaaagtaatttactcttgttttatgatattcaaatatacaacataagtgaatattataaaaggcaagcaaaaatggcatttaacataatagaaaagatgaaaataatgtttaaaaaaacacaaggcaacgaattgcattcagcatacatttttatcgtgtttcttgaatgcagtctttactgaaactcattcaacctcctacagtgagagaaagattgcagaaagattaaaaacataaaaatatgacaactagtatctggttatggtcgctattacggtgtttctcacgttatccagctgcatttacagtttaactgtttattttttaacgataaacattaactataacacgcttcataaaataccactattggccagtttttcgagaggtcaactgatgcgttaaaatgtaaagaaatgcagtaatttcttcaatatacttgcgactgtgcttgagaagcgctgaaatgaatgggcttcaatggaggagctattggtccatgacacgctttacttccgcattcctcagttcctatggaagcctatgggagtgtcgcaactctctttttatatggctctggtcgCAGTGTGAGGCGGAGCGAAGTCTGCGTTACTATGGAGACGCATTTGCTCAGGGTGCGCGCCTGGCGCGGGGCGCGCAGCAGAAGTCGCTAGAAACGTTGAGATGATGCGTCACTGCGCGCCAGTGAGTAGACACGCGCGGATCTTGTGCAGTTTGACAGAGCGGCGCATAAACAGCTAGCTTCCGTCTTTATGCATTCGCTTTGAATTGACAGCAGAAATTCAAAACACTACCACAGGCGAGAGCACGCGAGTGACCACGCAGATTTTGGAAAGAAGTACTGAAAGAAGATATCGACATGTGAGTTTTACCGGCAGTGTTAAGGATGCACTAACTTATTAGCTAGTTAGCAAGTGTGTTCATAACCTCTGTCAGGGAAACATGACATTTTCTCACAGACGGCTGTTAGTAGATATAGACATTTAAGGGAATACTAGTAATTCTCGGGAAGACTGCATAGAAAAACGTCTATTCGTAATCGGTGGTGAAAATAGCGCACATTGTTCCCACATCAGAGCTTAGCTAGCTCTTTAGCAGCTAGATAGTTTAGGCCTGTAGTTAACATACTGCACAGCTAACATAAGAGCTGCTGATCAGATTACCATTACATTATTCCTTTTCATTTAAGATTTCATCTGCATTACTGTAGAACGTACTAGCAATATTTACGACCTTATGCAGATCAAGGCTTGCAGGGTGTTCCCTGCAGGAAAAAAAAGATCATGCTTAATCCAGCCTAAATTGGtttgctggtttaaggtggttTTAAAACCTAGCTAGTACGCTAGCTGATACTCAGTTGGGTGGCAAGTAGGTCAGCTAAAGGGTATGTTGGATGGTTTTAAAAGGGTTTCGATTACTGTTCATTATAATGGGTGACCACACAGCCTTCAAGCTAAAACACCTGAGCATCATGTTGGCTAGGAAGAGAGACCGCCTTAGTCCAAccagaccctggaccacaaaaccaaccataagggtcattttaaaaaatatataatatatatattaatacaataataataataataattgatgtatggtttgttagtacaggacaatatttggcgaagatacaactatttgaaaatctggaatcagagggtgcaaaaaaattaaaatattgcctttaaagttttccaaatgacaaatgaaagttcttagcaatgcatattactaatcaaaaattaagtttttatatatttacagtaggacatttacaaaatatcataacatttacttaatatcctaatgattttttggcataaaagagaaatcgatAATTTTACAATGGattgtttgctattgctacaaatatacctgtgctacttatgactggttttgtggtccaggctcacaaattTGCTGATCTAACTTGGTTTAAGTTTCCAGCAGGAATTAATCatgtttagaatttttaaaattgTTAGTAATACAGCAAGTAAAGTGCATTGCGACATTAACCACCATTTAACCCTgagtacaataaataaataaagtctctTTATTCAGCAAGAGTCACTGATGGAGTATATAGATCAGtggcaagaatgcattaaatatttttttcaatatttatttcaaataatttgaaatttgtattcattaaagaatcctgcaTAAAAATGCAGCTCAacagcagttttcaacattgacaataatgtttcttaagcaccaaatcagaatattaggatgatttatgaaggatcatgtgacactgaagactggaataatgatgctgaaaattcagtgttgcatcacagcaataagttacattttaaaatccattcaaaaactagtaataatatttcacaatattactatatttttgattaaataagtaATAGCGTTGGTGAGCGTAAGATCTAAAGTTTTGAAAGGTAGAGTATGTCTAAGGTGTGACAAGTATTAGTAGTCAACTATGTACAGTAAGGGCATGTGACTATTGCTAGGCTATCGCTGCAATCCTTAGCCAGCAGTCATGCATTTAAAATACAGTACaagattaaatattaattattagaattattCAATCACTTCCTTATTGCTAGTGCTCGGTTCTGCCATTGTGTTTATTATAGTGGTGAAGCCCAAAGTCGATTGCTAAGAGGCCATGCATGAACCTGCCAATCGATACAAACTGGTTGCCATGGAAACGTCATTGTTGCTCCAcctccgccaaggcctcctgttCGCACATCTTAATTTAGAGCTGTGCTTTTAGTGTGGACTTCTGGAGTTTGCCTTTTAACAAATGCACTTAGCTAGTTGCTCAGTTCACCATGTACCCCCATTAGAACTAAATGTCTTTATTTAATGTTTGTAGCGTAGTATGACCTTTGAAGTTCTGCGTTTCAATTCCAGATATTTTCTAATATCTTAATTCCATTCACTTTACAGGCAGCCAGCAACTGCCAAGTGGTATGACAGACGGGAGGCCGTCTTCATTGAATTTTGTATAGAAGACAGCAAAGATGTCCAAGTTAAATTTGACAAATCAAAACTTGATTTCAGGTACATTTTTATACCGGTCATTGTTAAAAGTGTTTATACTGTGCTGAAATATTCTGTTATAACATTGTCATTACAAAATATGATAATTCAGAGTACTGCCATGAACCGTTTAATATGTTTGTTAATGTGCCTCTTAAAATGCAATGTAGTACTATAGTAGTTCATTGTGAATTGTAATATGCTATATTTTTTGCTTTAGTTGTCTTGGAGGAACAGATAACATGAAACACCATAATGAAGTAGAACTATTTGAGTCCATTGACCCAAATGTGAGTACACCACCTGATGGTTTCTGTTCTAATTCAGGTTGTACAAGGTCAATCTGCATGGCTCATGTGTTATTGCGTGTTAcatgaaacttttttttgcaGGATTCTAAACACAAACGCACAGACAGGTCTGTGTTTTGCTGTCTACGAAAAGCAGAACCTGGCAAGTCTTGGCCAAGGTTAACAAAAGAAAAAACGAAGGTCAGAATTTGGTCTATTTGAACTGTTAAAGGATTAATTCagttccagaatgaaaatttcctgaaaatatactaacccccatgtcatctaagatgttcatgtctttctttcttcagtcgaaaagaaattacaatttttctccatatagtggttaacgggttgaaggtcctaactgcagtttcaatgcggattcaaatggctctacacgatcccagctgatcagtcattttgtaagaaaaatacagatttatGAACTTTTTaccactagctcgacctcacgtATTGCGTAGTCATGCACGAGTGATGTAGgcgaaagtaccgacccagtgtttacaaagcgaacgtgcaaagaaagctagtgcaagatgagcatttgtggttaaaagtatataaatttgcattttttaaaagaaaatgacaatgttttgctagataagacccttattccttgactgggatcgtgtagagccctttgaagctgcattgacactacagtttggaccttcaacccattggccaccattgaccattctttgcgactgaagaaagaaagacatgaacatcttggatgacatgggggtgggtAAGTTATCATAGTAATAAGATCACATATGTTAATTAATGTTTCTTATTGTGCAGCTTAATTGGCTTAGTGTTGACTTCAATAACTGGAAGGACTGGGAGGATGACTCAGATGAAGAATTGTCCAGTTTTGACCGTTTTTCAGAGGTTTGTGTCTGTATATGTTACTATTAGTGATATAAATATTCTTTGAATTATATAAAGGGAaaattaataatacttttttttttttttttaagatgatgAACAACATGGGTGGGGAAGATGACCTACCAGATGTGGATGGTGCAGATGATGTAAGAGAATTATTCAGGCCATAAATTTGTTAAATTggccagaagaaaaaaaaatgtttcctatagtattatcatttaaattatttttgactgttttctttttttttaattccaggAAGAGTCTGCAGATAGTGATGACGAAAGTAAGTTTTCTTAGTTTATCTGTTCTCCTGTATTTGACTTTTGTGTGTTCATTGTATTATTTTGAAAATCAATACATACAGTTGCAGTCAAaacacatacaccttgcagaatccgcaaaatgttattgatttattattttttccaaaataagaggcattatacaaaatgcatgttatttatttagtacagacctgaaaaagatatttcacataaaagatgtttacatatagtccacaagagaaaataatgaaaTTGAAAAAAATTACCCTCGTTTAtctgttgttatctgaatgatcaccagctgtgtttttttgtttagtgatagtcgttcatgagtcccttgttttgtcctgaacagttaaactgcctgctgtccttcagaaaaatcattcaggtcccacaaattctttggtttgtcagcatttttgtggatttgaaccctttccaacaatgattgtatgattttgagatccatcttttcacactgcaactattacagaaggttcaaatgtttacTGATCTTCCGTCAttgtggaaagggttcaaattcaaatttttggGACCTGtaggttttttctgaagaatagcgggcagtttaactgttcaagacaaacaagggactcatgaacgactatcactaaacaaaaaaaaaaacacagttgtggatgattcatgtaacaacaccgtattaagaatcagttgtgtgtaaacttttgaatggggtcattttttataaattcaactattcagcctttcatgtaaaatatcttattcaggtcggtactaaataaaaaataacatgtatttcgTATGGttgctcttattttggtaaaatagttaccattttgcagattctgtaaacttttgacctcaactgtatgagcAGTATAGATAGCTGTTATAACTTTATATAGTATTAATGAACGGTATTCTTAAAATAACAGACAACCCTTGACCTgtttattgtttaaaaataaatatttaaaatataaaaacttttttttttctttaacttttttttcccaGAAATGCCAGACCTTGAGTAAAGGAAAAGCGTCCTGCAGAAGAAAGCAAGAATTTTCACTTAACAAATGAAGAGAGAGACTAAGTTTGAGTTGGtagccattaaaaaaaaactgcatcgTTTTTGAAACTGTTTTTCCAAGGTCTTTCTGCAGAAAG
This window encodes:
- the ptges3a gene encoding prostaglandin E synthase 3, with the translated sequence MQPATAKWYDRREAVFIEFCIEDSKDVQVKFDKSKLDFSCLGGTDNMKHHNEVELFESIDPNDSKHKRTDRSVFCCLRKAEPGKSWPRLTKEKTKLNWLSVDFNNWKDWEDDSDEELSSFDRFSEMMNNMGGEDDLPDVDGADDEESADSDDEKMPDLE